One part of the Treponema peruense genome encodes these proteins:
- a CDS encoding flippase: protein MAKSIKKNAFYSFLKSFMTLFFPLITFPYASRILGPEGIGKINFAGNVISYFAMIAALGIGSYATRQAAKIRDDRIALSKFVKEIFLINIASTVISYILFFVAIIYIRKFDDYRPLLYVCSLQIFFNTIGFNWFYTALEEFKYITLRTILFQIIGIGFLFVFVRTRGDLVNYAIFGIITGVGSNICNFFYLNKFIDWKIKAKLEIKKHLKPIFIFFGMSVSITVYTALDSVMLGFLTNDKEVGIYSAATKLNKMILSLLTAVISILLPRLSYYFEQKRTQEFKSLAQKGICFVMLLSFPMIAGLIILSPSLIALFCGSEYSSAIIPMRIITPVLLIISTAYMTSQVLSATEKEKFSLVSYISAAILNLILNFIFIPKFGASGAALGTVFAELTATTIQMIITRKYFFTKKTFICIIQSLASVCVMSAATIFVCSLIENTTIKLVVGTLTGICTYAFMLLLLRNEYFTEILKQLKSKIMGRMSV from the coding sequence ATGGCAAAGTCAATCAAGAAGAATGCATTTTACAGCTTTCTGAAATCCTTTATGACACTGTTCTTCCCGCTTATTACGTTTCCGTATGCGTCAAGAATTCTGGGACCCGAAGGAATTGGAAAAATCAATTTTGCAGGAAACGTAATTTCGTACTTTGCCATGATTGCTGCATTAGGAATTGGTTCTTATGCTACAAGACAGGCTGCAAAAATAAGGGACGATAGAATTGCACTTTCAAAATTCGTAAAAGAAATTTTTTTAATCAACATTGCTTCTACTGTTATTTCATATATTCTGTTTTTTGTTGCAATAATTTATATAAGAAAATTTGATGACTACAGACCACTTCTGTACGTTTGCTCGCTGCAGATTTTTTTTAACACAATCGGATTCAACTGGTTCTACACTGCACTTGAAGAATTCAAATACATAACACTGCGTACAATTTTGTTTCAGATAATCGGAATCGGATTCTTATTCGTTTTTGTAAGAACACGCGGCGATTTAGTTAACTATGCAATTTTCGGAATAATTACCGGTGTTGGTTCAAACATCTGCAATTTTTTTTATCTTAACAAATTCATAGACTGGAAAATAAAAGCAAAACTGGAAATAAAAAAACATCTTAAACCAATTTTCATCTTTTTTGGAATGTCTGTTTCTATTACAGTTTATACAGCGCTTGATTCTGTAATGCTTGGTTTTCTTACAAACGACAAGGAAGTCGGAATTTATTCAGCAGCAACAAAACTGAACAAAATGATTCTTAGTCTTCTCACTGCAGTAATAAGCATTTTACTTCCACGCCTTTCGTATTACTTTGAACAAAAACGGACACAAGAATTCAAATCACTTGCACAGAAGGGAATCTGTTTTGTAATGCTTCTTTCTTTCCCGATGATTGCAGGTTTAATAATTCTCTCGCCTTCACTGATTGCTCTTTTTTGTGGAAGCGAATACAGTTCTGCAATTATACCCATGAGAATAATCACACCGGTACTTCTCATTATTTCTACAGCCTACATGACAAGTCAGGTTTTGTCTGCAACTGAAAAAGAAAAGTTTTCGCTTGTATCTTACATATCCGCCGCTATACTCAATTTGATTTTGAATTTTATTTTCATTCCAAAATTTGGTGCCTCAGGTGCAGCACTGGGAACAGTTTTTGCAGAACTAACCGCAACAACAATTCAAATGATTATTACAAGAAAATATTTTTTTACAAAAAAAACTTTTATCTGCATCATCCAGTCTCTTGCTTCTGTCTGTGTAATGAGTGCGGCAACAATTTTTGTATGCAGTCTGATTGAAAATACAACCATAAAACTTGTTGTCGGAACACTTACCGGAATTTGTACCTACGCCTTTATGCTTTTGCTTTTAAGAAACGAATATTTTACAGAGATACTTAAGCAGTTAAAGAGTAAAATTATGGGAAGGATGTCAGTTTAG
- a CDS encoding capsule assembly Wzi family protein encodes MKRVYIALAASALLFNTVTFAQEALKSSEENYYDFLSLQGLVKRPTLNYRTLSDSVWSISPSTEHAWQLNNLGTTYTLLDTSDSMQNAFLDGSVNGIKARLYGPQWFNSYNTAAPYGMNDGALWQGKGYNTSLTAGARLEAYGLELTLKPQFVFSQNLNFEIMKSHSDSEYGYFWGYGEKNNGADIPQRFGDEAFYYFDWGDTEVRYTWKNLTLGFGTQAIWLGPAQVNAILHSNNAPTYPKFDAGLRRTEIHIPWLNWYIGDIEARIWTGKLTESDYYDSDESNDNNMIHGLALAYAPSFVPGLTLFANRTCLVKWDWANLKYILPVEANTHEDQKMSFGADWIFAPVGLEIYGELGLDDFVPNSFPIGYIRYPLHTLVYTLGLKKTFTHSEEKKIYGEFTMEINSTEMSQDFQLQWPYNFGFHHQITQGYTNRGQYLANATGYGGNLQYISYSVFYPKGKTMLTVARWNPDNNYIYSVAVNSVAYDKENNIDLNKTHFTSWKANFILGANTEYFITPNLLLNAGALYNLIINPQYQNDSTKLHNFHFELGIKYNF; translated from the coding sequence ATGAAAAGAGTTTACATCGCGCTGGCAGCATCTGCGCTGCTTTTTAACACGGTCACCTTCGCCCAGGAAGCATTGAAGTCGTCAGAAGAAAATTACTATGACTTTCTTTCACTGCAGGGACTTGTAAAACGCCCCACGCTAAATTACAGAACGCTTTCTGATTCAGTCTGGAGCATTTCTCCCAGTACAGAACATGCATGGCAGCTTAACAATCTTGGAACAACCTACACACTGCTCGACACATCTGACAGCATGCAAAACGCATTTCTTGACGGCTCTGTAAACGGAATAAAAGCACGCCTTTACGGACCGCAATGGTTTAATTCGTACAACACGGCAGCCCCATACGGAATGAACGACGGCGCACTCTGGCAGGGAAAAGGATACAACACTTCACTTACAGCAGGCGCACGGCTTGAAGCTTACGGACTGGAACTTACGCTTAAACCACAGTTTGTTTTTTCACAGAACCTTAACTTTGAAATAATGAAGTCACACTCAGACAGCGAATACGGTTACTTCTGGGGATACGGTGAAAAAAACAACGGGGCCGACATTCCGCAGAGATTCGGTGACGAAGCGTTTTATTATTTTGACTGGGGCGACACCGAAGTACGCTATACATGGAAAAACCTGACGCTTGGTTTTGGAACACAGGCAATTTGGCTTGGACCTGCACAGGTAAACGCGATTCTGCATTCAAACAATGCACCCACCTACCCCAAATTTGACGCTGGTCTTAGAAGAACAGAAATACATATTCCGTGGCTAAACTGGTACATAGGCGACATTGAAGCGCGCATTTGGACAGGAAAACTTACAGAGTCAGACTACTACGACAGTGACGAAAGCAATGACAACAACATGATTCACGGACTTGCACTTGCCTACGCGCCGTCTTTTGTTCCGGGACTTACGCTTTTTGCAAACAGAACATGCCTTGTAAAATGGGACTGGGCAAATTTAAAATACATTCTGCCGGTAGAAGCAAATACCCATGAAGACCAGAAGATGTCATTCGGAGCAGACTGGATTTTTGCACCGGTTGGACTGGAAATTTACGGCGAACTCGGGCTGGATGATTTTGTTCCGAATTCATTTCCAATCGGTTACATAAGATATCCTCTTCATACACTTGTATATACTCTTGGACTCAAGAAAACATTTACTCACAGCGAAGAAAAAAAGATATACGGCGAGTTTACAATGGAAATTAACAGCACTGAAATGTCACAGGACTTTCAGCTTCAGTGGCCGTACAATTTTGGATTCCACCACCAGATTACACAGGGTTACACAAACCGCGGACAGTATCTTGCAAACGCAACAGGCTACGGCGGAAATCTTCAGTATATTTCATATTCAGTTTTCTACCCTAAAGGAAAAACAATGCTGACTGTTGCAAGATGGAATCCCGACAACAATTACATTTACAGTGTTGCGGTAAACTCAGTTGCATATGATAAAGAAAATAATATTGATCTTAACAAAACACATTTCACTTCGTGGAAGGCAAATTTTATTTTGGGAGCTAATACTGAATATTTTATAACGCCAAATCTACTTCTCAATGCAGGAGCATTATACAACCTCATTATTAATCCACAGTACCAGAATGATTCAACAAAACTTCACAACTTTCATTTTGAACTCGGAATAAAATACAATTTCTAG
- a CDS encoding glycosyltransferase family 2 protein, translating to MTYFSIIVPVYNVEKYLKTCINSLLIQTYSEFECILVDDGSTDGSNLICDSISKEDKRFKVIHKKNEGVSIARKTGIENSKGLYILFLDSDDKYNQTLLEKLFYKIQEQQPDLLIFGFKRITETDGCVIKEVIPSNTLSIKQLLTDQMELTFLLWNKCYKKNLFSEIDINQINGITFSEDSWLSFNLIYLSKKIIFLPFCGYNYLCRKTSVTQTMSYKNRIDYIKSISLLDNLYTEKKEEPEVLQKIKSKAKFAQINPDYDYSIKDFIIGCKIYNKNFLDVNKSTLKFAQTKLMKLYLVLIEYRLYIPAFILYKLRKRRKQK from the coding sequence ATGACTTATTTCTCAATAATCGTACCGGTTTACAATGTCGAAAAATATCTCAAAACATGTATAAATAGTCTTTTAATTCAAACTTATTCTGAGTTTGAGTGTATTTTAGTAGATGACGGTTCAACTGATGGATCAAATTTAATTTGTGATTCAATTTCAAAAGAAGATAAAAGATTTAAAGTGATCCATAAAAAAAATGAAGGCGTTTCTATCGCAAGAAAAACAGGAATAGAAAATAGTAAAGGCTTATACATTCTATTCCTTGATTCAGATGATAAATATAATCAAACTCTTTTAGAAAAATTATTTTACAAAATACAGGAACAACAGCCTGATTTATTAATTTTTGGTTTTAAAAGAATAACAGAAACTGATGGATGTGTTATTAAAGAGGTAATTCCTTCCAATACATTAAGTATTAAACAATTACTTACTGATCAAATGGAATTAACTTTTTTATTATGGAACAAATGTTATAAAAAAAATTTATTTAGTGAAATTGATATAAATCAAATAAACGGCATTACTTTTTCAGAGGATTCATGGTTAAGTTTTAATCTTATTTATTTGTCGAAAAAAATAATTTTTTTACCATTCTGTGGATATAATTATCTTTGCAGAAAAACATCAGTAACACAAACCATGTCATATAAAAATAGAATTGACTATATAAAATCCATTTCCTTATTGGATAATTTATATACAGAAAAAAAAGAAGAACCAGAAGTATTACAGAAAATAAAATCAAAAGCAAAATTTGCTCAAATTAATCCTGATTATGATTACTCAATAAAAGATTTTATTATTGGATGTAAAATTTATAATAAAAATTTTTTAGATGTAAATAAATCAACATTAAAATTTGCACAAACTAAATTAATGAAATTGTATTTAGTTTTAATTGAATATAGATTATATATTCCAGCTTTTATTTTATACAAACTCAGAAAGAGAAGGAAACAAAAATGA
- a CDS encoding glycosyltransferase family 8 protein: MFHIAFCINNKFTMPCGVFILSILHYNKFPLCFHVLHRDLTEENIDKLKQTVSSYSNAQIEFHKVDSSYDSKLIVREGERLSVETYYRFFIPELLPNVDRVLYLDCDMLCCNDFSDIFNIDIENIPEAMVIDEKTKEISKYNRLDLDFSNDYFNAGVMYINLDYWRKNNETEKLLSFVTKNPELCVCHDQDAVNKLHEGKIQYMPLKYNCQRAFFRYYFWVNPKKYPVSLYTTDTIEKKRWPQVKDAIENPTFVHFSGCDKPWFKESTIPYLTQWLEFHNISVWQNEKLKSRFESNKKLLFKIHLKKFLSIFKLAKPFKTNDVYPEEAYINTPPHSYTNKWIISNYINAAYSQTHKEFAA, encoded by the coding sequence ATGTTTCATATAGCTTTTTGCATCAACAATAAATTTACAATGCCGTGCGGCGTTTTTATACTTTCAATTTTGCACTACAATAAGTTCCCGCTTTGCTTTCATGTACTTCACAGAGACCTTACAGAAGAAAATATTGATAAACTTAAACAGACAGTTTCTTCGTATTCAAATGCACAGATAGAATTTCACAAAGTAGATTCCAGTTATGACAGCAAGTTAATTGTACGTGAAGGAGAAAGACTTTCTGTAGAAACCTATTACAGATTTTTTATACCGGAACTTTTACCGAATGTTGATAGAGTTTTATATTTAGATTGTGATATGCTCTGTTGCAATGATTTTTCTGATATCTTTAATATTGATATTGAAAATATACCAGAAGCAATGGTAATAGATGAAAAAACAAAAGAAATTTCAAAATACAACAGACTTGATTTGGACTTTTCAAATGACTATTTTAATGCCGGAGTAATGTATATAAACCTGGATTACTGGCGAAAAAACAATGAAACAGAAAAACTTCTTTCCTTTGTCACAAAAAATCCGGAACTCTGTGTATGCCATGACCAGGATGCAGTTAATAAATTACACGAAGGTAAAATTCAATACATGCCTTTAAAATATAATTGTCAGCGTGCATTTTTTAGATATTATTTCTGGGTTAATCCAAAAAAATACCCTGTTTCTTTATATACAACAGACACAATAGAAAAAAAGAGATGGCCGCAGGTAAAAGATGCAATAGAGAACCCAACTTTTGTTCATTTTTCAGGATGCGACAAACCCTGGTTCAAGGAAAGTACTATTCCATATCTAACACAATGGTTGGAATTTCACAACATCTCTGTATGGCAGAATGAAAAGCTCAAAAGTCGTTTTGAATCAAATAAGAAATTGCTGTTTAAAATACACCTAAAAAAGTTTCTGTCTATTTTTAAATTAGCAAAGCCGTTCAAAACAAACGATGTTTATCCGGAAGAAGCCTATATAAATACCCCCCCCCACAGCTATACAAATAAATGGATAATATCTAATTACATTAATGCTGCTTACTCCCAAACACATAAGGAATTTGCAGCATGA
- a CDS encoding plasmid mobilization protein — protein sequence MNNHGGSRHGSGRPKGSLNKTQKEDKKEECIYVRCTTEEKTKLQQLAKENNLSVSKYILEKCFN from the coding sequence ATGAATAATCACGGTGGAAGTAGGCACGGTTCCGGACGACCAAAGGGGAGTTTAAATAAAACTCAAAAAGAAGATAAAAAAGAAGAATGTATTTATGTAAGGTGTACTACTGAAGAAAAAACAAAGCTTCAACAGCTTGCAAAAGAAAATAATCTTTCTGTAAGTAAATACATTCTTGAAAAATGTTTTAATTAA
- a CDS encoding IS256 family transposase, translating to MKRILEIEENSNSPTIDLLEKAIRARAREVIESLYEDEVQRFLNKTSSIVDKTGNKLVVRNGFHKERTILTTNGYVTVRLPRVDDRALEEKDRFVSKVLPPFARKTPTVEAILSAAYLAGISSNKFSAMLHDVLGKEAKGLSPSVITKLTVKWQAEYDEWRKRDLSGKEYVYVWADGIYVKSRLDGEKTCLLVIIGVTVEGKKELVAVQAGIRESTESWRGVLLDLKFRGLTKAPKLAVCDGALGFQNAVDEIWGQLKIQRCWFHKSMNILDKLPDCVQTQATKMIRDMWQADKRANALKAYDLFIETFGKKYPKATECLEKDKEDLFRFYDYPAEHWAHIRTSNPIESTFATVRLRHKSTKGNGSSAASVAMAFKLCLQAEKNWRRLRGFKQLELVAKNIIFVDGEQMKAA from the coding sequence ATGAAAAGAATACTGGAAATTGAAGAAAATTCCAATAGTCCAACGATTGATTTGCTTGAAAAAGCAATCCGCGCAAGAGCACGTGAAGTAATTGAAAGTCTTTACGAGGATGAAGTTCAGCGTTTTCTTAATAAAACTTCTTCTATCGTAGACAAAACCGGAAACAAACTTGTAGTAAGAAACGGCTTTCACAAAGAACGGACAATTCTTACTACAAACGGTTACGTTACAGTCAGGCTTCCCAGAGTTGATGACCGTGCACTTGAAGAAAAGGATCGCTTTGTAAGCAAAGTCCTTCCTCCGTTTGCAAGAAAAACTCCGACAGTAGAAGCAATACTTTCCGCTGCCTACCTTGCAGGAATTTCTTCAAACAAGTTTTCAGCCATGCTCCATGATGTTCTTGGTAAAGAAGCAAAGGGCCTGAGTCCGTCAGTCATAACAAAGCTTACTGTAAAATGGCAGGCTGAATATGACGAATGGCGCAAACGAGATCTTTCCGGAAAGGAATACGTTTATGTTTGGGCAGACGGAATTTACGTAAAGTCCCGGCTTGACGGTGAAAAGACCTGCCTTCTGGTAATAATTGGCGTAACTGTTGAAGGCAAAAAAGAACTTGTGGCTGTACAGGCCGGAATTCGCGAGTCAACGGAAAGTTGGCGTGGAGTTTTGCTTGATTTGAAATTCCGCGGACTGACAAAAGCACCAAAATTGGCAGTCTGCGACGGAGCGCTTGGGTTTCAAAATGCAGTTGATGAAATCTGGGGCCAGCTAAAAATTCAGAGATGCTGGTTCCACAAGTCCATGAACATTCTGGACAAATTGCCTGACTGTGTGCAGACTCAGGCCACAAAAATGATTCGGGATATGTGGCAGGCAGACAAACGTGCAAACGCCTTGAAAGCCTACGACTTATTTATAGAAACTTTCGGAAAAAAATATCCGAAGGCAACGGAATGTCTTGAAAAAGACAAGGAGGATTTGTTCCGCTTTTATGATTATCCGGCGGAACATTGGGCTCACATTAGAACGTCGAATCCGATTGAATCGACATTTGCAACAGTCAGGTTGCGCCACAAGTCAACAAAAGGAAACGGCTCTTCCGCTGCTTCTGTTGCAATGGCTTTCAAGCTTTGTCTTCAGGCAGAGAAAAACTGGCGACGGCTCAGGGGATTTAAACAACTTGAACTTGTCGCCAAAAATATAATTTTTGTGGACGGTGAACAAATGAAGGCTGCCTGA
- a CDS encoding outer membrane protein assembly factor BamB family protein — MNLKKSTFVYSFLLFCTLFCLWGQNKGTDLSRRQPDWVAVLGGNLLCEPVQTEEGYVAVGEGKMLHSFTGDGKILWQKGFSKRLSPFVTSGVGGMLYVVTGGSKLDMLNPGGTPLWTSDTGFNIENAPLAGRDGRVFVRGHDALACYGLNGKRRWILKIKGQNIQLPVTTLNDGSLLVFLDRTAEGNKSVAITVTPFGDSSEEITFAGKVIQSVPCKDGALLSFSDSSLGMVSSDKGKAFSKWTLPSQKSGITGPAKIACCPGENKAWAVWGTPATLTLFRTADGTVSRTFTSSVRSAISLKMYSPLSRSIVLADANRAACFDEQGETLWNIDRLPPKDWNFALFTDTGYITLCTRSWVLEGYRIVQSLSTQKPKAPKKNVSSYREFYDKTPPKSDSITGAAINADKAKEIERAFSKGDFGEKEHEWLAVLEAEISKMRSDWLSESWDYTVQKPYFKANVPYNATILSLCAKSGISLGQENIPSLLKSCDDPTVMISLVRYAAEAKFDPEGQILYTLDYIARNKARSDDSTLLCEIAAACTQICLFMGRPAFFSQGRALLTYMMYPQFSSKVRDTARACLEQIASSGL, encoded by the coding sequence ATGAATCTTAAGAAGTCTACTTTTGTATACAGTTTTTTGCTTTTCTGTACACTTTTTTGCTTATGGGGACAGAATAAGGGTACAGATCTGTCACGCAGGCAGCCAGACTGGGTTGCAGTTCTGGGCGGAAACCTTCTTTGCGAACCGGTACAGACAGAGGAAGGCTATGTTGCAGTGGGTGAAGGAAAGATGCTGCACTCATTTACAGGAGACGGAAAAATTCTCTGGCAGAAAGGCTTTTCAAAAAGACTGTCTCCATTTGTAACAAGTGGTGTCGGCGGAATGCTGTATGTAGTAACAGGCGGCTCAAAACTCGACATGCTCAACCCCGGCGGAACACCGCTGTGGACTTCTGACACAGGCTTTAATATAGAAAACGCACCGCTTGCCGGACGCGACGGGCGGGTCTTTGTACGAGGACACGATGCACTTGCCTGCTACGGCCTTAACGGAAAGCGCCGCTGGATTCTTAAAATAAAGGGACAGAATATACAGCTTCCTGTCACCACACTCAATGACGGTTCGCTTCTGGTATTTCTGGACAGGACAGCAGAAGGAAACAAATCTGTAGCCATAACTGTAACCCCGTTCGGGGACTCAAGCGAAGAAATTACGTTTGCAGGCAAAGTGATACAGTCTGTACCCTGCAAAGACGGAGCACTTCTTTCTTTTTCTGACTCAAGCCTGGGAATGGTTTCTTCTGACAAAGGAAAGGCTTTTTCGAAGTGGACTCTTCCGTCACAAAAAAGCGGAATAACAGGACCTGCAAAAATTGCGTGCTGCCCCGGCGAAAACAAAGCGTGGGCAGTATGGGGAACACCAGCTACACTCACATTGTTCAGGACGGCCGACGGTACAGTTTCAAGAACATTCACCAGTTCAGTAAGAAGCGCAATATCGCTCAAAATGTACTCGCCTCTTTCAAGAAGTATTGTTCTTGCCGACGCAAACAGGGCTGCATGTTTTGATGAACAGGGCGAAACCTTGTGGAACATAGACAGACTTCCCCCAAAAGACTGGAACTTTGCGCTGTTTACAGATACAGGATACATTACACTTTGTACCCGCAGCTGGGTCCTTGAAGGATACAGAATAGTCCAGTCACTGTCCACTCAAAAACCAAAAGCACCCAAAAAAAATGTAAGTTCCTACAGGGAATTTTATGACAAAACCCCGCCTAAATCTGACTCGATAACGGGAGCCGCAATAAACGCAGACAAAGCAAAAGAAATAGAGCGTGCTTTTTCAAAGGGAGACTTTGGAGAAAAAGAACACGAATGGCTTGCAGTTTTGGAAGCAGAAATTTCAAAAATGAGAAGCGACTGGCTTTCAGAAAGCTGGGACTACACAGTACAGAAACCTTACTTTAAGGCAAACGTCCCCTACAACGCGACAATACTTTCTTTATGCGCAAAAAGCGGAATCAGCCTTGGCCAGGAAAACATTCCGTCTCTGTTAAAATCATGTGACGACCCGACCGTTATGATTTCTCTGGTACGGTATGCTGCAGAAGCAAAATTTGATCCCGAAGGACAGATTCTCTACACGCTTGACTATATTGCACGCAACAAAGCCCGCTCAGATGACAGCACCCTTTTGTGCGAAATAGCCGCAGCCTGTACACAGATATGTCTCTTTATGGGAAGACCGGCTTTTTTTTCACAGGGACGCGCTCTTCTTACCTACATGATGTACCCGCAGTTCAGTTCAAAAGTAAGGGATACAGCACGAGCCTGTCTTGAACAGATTGCTTCTTCGGGACTTTGA
- a CDS encoding glycosyltransferase family 4 protein, producing MKTILIASIHGLKNIGGLERVNQYLYEILCSKYKVKVITGTKKPFKHGNWILQSIIVSLKLFFIPHNFVIGTSWHSFLFPCDITFHHGTMKGIQNHIGGDPVYSKRIGTMEKISAKIAKLNIAVGENVKDELIKLYNIPTAKIKVLNNFVNDSFFYPKNEYNNKENKIKILFVGRTEQRKGISELEKLSKYLDSHSELNYELHIACHTKNTDIFDNHKKTFLHINLSPDEIVNFYNSGDVFYFPTKYEGFSMSTLESLSCGTPVIGTSWAIGKELRNLKMCKIIESNDIPYLLNQISQLKQKFTFKRSEIHSIIKEKFGRESYEKKIFELLKF from the coding sequence ATGAAAACTATCCTAATAGCTTCAATACATGGACTAAAAAATATAGGTGGCCTCGAAAGAGTAAATCAATATTTATATGAAATTTTATGTTCGAAATATAAAGTTAAAGTAATAACAGGCACAAAAAAACCTTTTAAACATGGAAATTGGATTCTTCAATCTATAATAGTAAGTTTAAAATTATTTTTTATTCCTCACAATTTTGTAATAGGAACTTCGTGGCATTCTTTTCTTTTCCCATGTGATATAACATTTCATCATGGAACTATGAAAGGTATTCAAAATCATATTGGTGGAGATCCTGTATATTCAAAACGGATTGGAACAATGGAGAAAATAAGTGCCAAAATCGCAAAATTAAACATTGCTGTAGGAGAAAATGTAAAAGATGAATTAATAAAATTATATAATATTCCAACAGCAAAAATAAAGGTTTTGAATAATTTTGTTAATGATTCATTTTTTTACCCGAAAAATGAATATAACAATAAAGAAAATAAAATAAAAATTCTTTTCGTAGGACGAACCGAGCAAAGAAAAGGAATTTCTGAATTAGAAAAATTATCAAAATATTTAGATTCTCATTCAGAATTAAATTATGAACTACATATTGCATGCCATACGAAAAATACAGATATTTTTGACAATCATAAAAAAACTTTTCTCCATATTAATCTTTCTCCTGATGAAATAGTGAATTTTTATAATTCAGGAGATGTTTTTTATTTTCCAACAAAATATGAAGGTTTTTCTATGTCTACTTTGGAAAGTCTTAGTTGTGGAACTCCTGTTATTGGTACATCTTGGGCAATTGGAAAAGAATTAAGAAATTTAAAAATGTGTAAAATTATAGAAAGCAATGATATACCATATTTACTAAATCAAATATCACAATTAAAACAGAAGTTTACATTCAAAAGAAGTGAAATTCATTCTATAATAAAAGAAAAATTTGGAAGAGAATCTTATGAAAAAAAAATATTTGAATTATTAAAATTTTAA
- a CDS encoding ribbon-helix-helix domain-containing protein: MKKTLFFNPQQLTITRGGKRSGQGRPKGSQTASKSKTGYNTGRIVISCLESEVEEIKKLAAASGKSVSRFIIDSILN; the protein is encoded by the coding sequence ATGAAAAAGACACTTTTTTTCAATCCACAACAATTGACAATAACTCGGGGCGGTAAAAGAAGTGGACAAGGCAGACCTAAGGGGAGCCAAACTGCTTCAAAATCAAAAACTGGTTATAATACCGGGCGAATAGTTATATCTTGCCTTGAAAGTGAAGTAGAAGAGATTAAAAAACTCGCGGCGGCTTCTGGCAAGTCAGTAAGTAGATTTATTATTGATTCAATATTAAACTAA